CCCGCCGAACAGCCAGCGACCCGCGAGCATCCCCAACAGGAGCGGCGCGAACACACTCCCGCCGATGAACGCGTAGTCGGTGTAGCGCTTCCAGCGCTCGTCGTCGCGCTGCTCGCGGAGTTCCGGACCGAGGCCGCGGAACACCAGCGCGACGACGAACCCGAGCGCGAGCAGATAGTTGTCCGCCAGCAGGCGGGAGTACACCCGCGGGAACGCCGCCAGCAGCATCGTTCCGAAGGCGACGATCCACACCTCGTTCGCGTCCCAGATCGGTCCGAACGCCGCCAGGAACGCCTCCCGCTCGCGTTCGTCCGTCCGGATCGCGTACAGCATCCCGATACCGAAGTCGAACCCGTCGAGGACGACGTACATCCCCAACGCGAACAGCACGGCCCCGAACCAGATCTCCGGCAGCGATTCGACGAGATACGCGTCGACGGGCAGCAGCTGGTCAGTCATCGCCACTCACCCACGGAATCGGGCCGTGCCAGCGGCTCTCGTTCGATTCTCGGACGCCGAGTGACCGGAGTTCTTCCCGGACTAGCCACTTCAGAATATACAGGGCTGTCAGCACCAACCCGACGTAGACGACGACGAACCCGCCCAGGGTCAGTGTCGCCTCGGCACCGGTGAGCGTCGACGACACCGCCTCGCTCGTCTTGAGCTCGCCCTGGATGACCCACGGCTGCCGACCGATCTCGGTGACGTACCAGCCGGTGAGCAACGCGGCGTACCCGAGAGGCGATGCGGCGATCATCGCCTTCAGGTACCGTGTGCTGTCAGACAGCCGCCCGCGGTACACGAGGTAACCGCCCCACAGTGCCAGCCCGATGAACAGGAATCCGAGCCCCACCATGAAGCGGAACGACCAGAACACGAGTGCGACCGGCGGGTTCTCCTCGTACTCGTTCAAGCCGACGACCTCGGCGCCGAAGTCCCCGCCACTGGCGAGATACGATCCGACTGCGGGGAGACTCACCGTGAAGAGGTTCTCGGCCCGTGGATCAGTGAGTGCGTCGGTGGACTTCGGGAACGCGAGCAGGTGCAGGTCGGCCTGCCCCGTCTCGTAGTGAGCCTCCATCGCGGCGAACTTCTGGGGTTGCGTATCCTCGACGTGACGACCGTATGCGTCGCCGTGAACCGCCTGGAACGGCGCCGAGACGAGTAGCAGGACGACGGCGAGCCTGAGCGCTGAGTTCCAGGCGTCCGTCTCCGGCCGCTTCCAGACGATGTACGCCGAGACGCCCGCGACGAGCAGTGCGACCGAGATCACCGAGGCGTTCATCATGTGGAGGTACATCCAGGGCATTCGCGGGGTGAGGAACGCGGCGACCGGGTCGGTCAGTTTGGCGACCTCCATCCCGTTGCGGGTGACCATCTCGTAGCCCCGTGGGGTCTGCATCCAGGCGTTGACGATCAGGATCCAGAACCCCGAGAGCCAGGCGCCGAGGCCGACCAGTACCGACGAGAGGACGTACGTTCGGTCCCCGACGCGGTCGCGACCGTACAGCAACACGCCGAGAAAGACGGCCTCCAGGAAGAACGCCATCTTCGCCTCGAACGCGAGTGGCCCGCCGATCAGTTCTCCGGCCACCTCGGCGAACTGTGGGAAGTTCGTGCCGAACTGGAAGCTCATCGGGATCCCGGTGACCGTCCCCATCACGAACCCGGCGGCGAACACCTTCACCCAAAACGAGCGCAATCGCGCGTACCGTTGCTCGTTCGTCCGGACGTCTCTCCAGGTGAAGTAGACGATAAACGGTGCAAGCCCGATCGAGAGCGACGCGAAGATGATGTGCACGGAGATGGTCCATCCAAATTGCATTCGACTCGCGATCTCTGGAGAGAGCAACGCTGCCCACCCCAGGTCGACGGCGGATAGCAGTAGCGGTGGACCCATGCGCCCGACGGTACGGGACACGAGCTAATGAGTCGTCCCGGGATCCCCGCGTTGCAGCATTCGACGCGAAACCTTTTATCCCTCGTATCGTACGTTTACTGTTGTTCAGAACAACCCAGTTTTTGATACACCGACGGTCGTTTGGAAACACGCGAGAGGAACGGGATCGAGCCTCTCGAGGCGGCGATACTGTGAGAAGCAAGCCAGTCCCGTCGTAGGTGGTAGCGGGAGATCGGCTGTGAGAGCCCGGACATCCCCGCCGCGCCGACGACGAGTACCGACAAAGCGCGACCGTCCGAGTGCAGATCGTTTAGAGAGTCTGTTCGTCGGTGAGAAACGTGCGGTGTTCTGCGAGGGAGTCGTAGACACCACCGAGGACCATTCCGTAGATCACGTAGGCCACCAGTGTTACGGCCAAGAACGGGAGATCCCCGACGAGGGTTTCGTTCCCGACGGAGATATTCAACAGGTCGCCGACGACGTATCCGGACCAGAGAACGAGCCCGAATACCGCCCCGTGAGCGAGTCCCGATTCGCCCGGTAATCCCCACGTGAAGCCGCCGAAGAGGAGCGGCCAGGCCACCGCGAAGAGGAGTGCGAACCAGAGAAACGTAATCACCGTCGCGGTGAGCGTCCCGAGTTCGCAATAGGGCGGGCCCCCAACTGCACAGAGACTCGTAAAGGTCGCAAACACGAAGAGGTTGGTTCCCGCGAGCAAGAGATCCGCAACCGAGAGAAATATCAGTAGCGTGACCGTCGCTGCGATTCCCCCGCCGAGGCTACTTCGGACTGGTTCCATGGATTCATTCTGTCTGCCCGACTGAAAATTCTGAGTATGACCCGTGTGTCTCGTACGTTCCTCGAAGGTTCGTTCGATTCGAGGATGCAGATCAGCTGGTTGCGTACTACACGATCCAGCGCCCACGAGCGGCTAGATACGACGGACGCGGTCAAAGCGCGAGACCGGAATCGAGTGGGAAAGGGACGAATCGAAGGGCCCCACTACTGTGACTCGCCGGTGGAATGAGCACGGCCGAGGGCGCCTGCGAGCGCCAGCAGGTAGCCCAGCCCGTACTGGACGTCCGGATCGCGTACTCCGCGAAGCAGGCCGACGGCTCCGACCTGCTCGGGGGAGGTCCGTTCCGCTTCACCGACGCTCTCCAGCAGCCGTTCGATGCCGTCACGAGTGTCGTCGTCGGACGCCGTCTGCGCGACCTCGCCGAGCGCGGCGCCGGTACCGGCCAGTGACGTGACCATCTCGTCGTCGAGCGCCGCGGTCGCCAGCGACCCGACCTCCGCGAGTTCGGCCAGTTCGTCGAGCGTACCGCTGCGCTGGAGCGCGAGCAACGTGTCGAGTGCCGCACGCAGTTCGTCCCCGTTCTCTCCGACCGTCTCGGCCAGCGCCACGGTCTCGTCGGTCGCCAGGCCGTCGGCCGACTCCGCCAGCGTCGATCCCGTCGCCGAGAGCTCCCGGACCATCTCGTCGTCGAGTGCGCTTTCGCCCAGCGAGAGCACGTCCAGGAGCCCGTTGACGGCGTCGAGGTGGTCCACGAACTCGGCGACCGCCTCGGGGTTCCGTTCGATCGCCGCCGCTAGCTCGGACCGCTCGGGATTCTGCTGTTCAGCCATGATCAGAGTAATCCTCGTGCAGTCAGCCAGTAGGACTCGTTGTAGGCCAGCTTCGACCAGTGGAGCTTCTCGGAGGGCGGCGCCGGCGACGGCGGGCGCTCGTAGTCGAACTCGACGAACGACGCCGCGTCCATCCCCGTCTCGACGAAACACAGCGTCTTGCCGTCGTAGGTCGCCGTGGCCGGGCGACCTCGGATCTGGCTGGCGATCCGCTGGCCGACGACACCGGCCTGGTAGTGGGCGACGCTTCCGGCGTTCGGGACGCCCGTCGCGGCCGTGTCGCCGAGCGCGTAGACGTTCTCGGCGGCCTCGGCCTCGAGGGTGTGCTTGTCGACGTCGACCCAGCCGTCGTCGCCGAGCCCCGCCTCCTCGATCAGGTCGATACCGCGGTGGGGCGGGATGGCCACGAGCAGGTCGTAGTCGATATCGGTTCCCTCCATCGAGGTTATCGTCCCGGCGTCGGGGTCGACCGACTCCGCGTTGAAGAACGTCTCCACCTCGATGTCGCGCTCGTCCATCAGCGGCCGCGCCCACTCGGCGATATGGGGATTGCCGTGGACGCGCTGTATCGGGTACGTGTACGTGATGTCGACGTCCTCGCGCAGGCCGCGCTCGCGGAGCCAGTCGTCGGCCATGAACACGAACTCCAGAGGCGCCGCCGGGCACATGTGGGGCGTCCCGACGACGCTCAACACGAGGTGGCCCTCGGTGAACGAGAGCAGTTCCTCCCGGAGGGCCTCGGCGCCCGACTCGCTGTAGTAGTCGTGGCCACCCTCGGCGAGTCCGGGGATCTCCTCCGGCGCGAGCGTCGACCCGGTCGCGAGCACGAGGTAGTCGTAGTCGATCGGCTCCGGCGCCTCGTGGTATCGGACCTGCCCGGCGTCGGTGTCGATGTCGGTCACGCGGTCGACCCGGACGGCGACGCGGTCGTCGACCAGCTCGCGCAGTCGCCGGCGTCCGTCCTCGGGTTCGCGCTGGCCGAAGGGGACGTACAGCCACACCGGTTTGTAGACGTGGTCGGGGCCGTCGTTGACCAGCGTTACCTCGACGTCTCCGGCGTCGATCTCCGCGCCGAGCCGGTCCGCGAGGTCGTTGGCCAGGACGGTCCCCCCGGTGCCACCGCCGACGACGATGACGCGCTCGGTCATGCTTTCTCCACGTAGAACGCGTGGTGGTCGTCGCCCTCTTCGGTCGCGAGCAGCTCGTTGTCGGTCTCCTCGACCCACTCGGGGACGTCCGTCAGCGACCGCTCGGTGTCGCTCAACAGCCGGACGACTGCGCCCGATTCGGCGCCCCGGACCGCACCGATCAGGTCCATCAGCGGCCCCGGGCACGCCGCCCCGCGCGCGTCGACGGTCGTTTCGGGCTCGATATCGGTCTGGCTCATTGGTACGTGTGTATCTCCGCGCCGAACGCCATTAATATTGTGCTGCTATTCCAAGATTGTGGAAAAGCGTCCGGGTACACCGCCCGGACGTAGCGCGTCGCGCCCCGGACACCTCGGACCGCCCCTAGACGCGTTCGCGTTCGAACACGACGCCGTCGTGGTACGGCGGTAACTCGTGGCGGTCCGCGAGGGCGAACGGTGCGGCGTCCGTGACGATGTCGGCGTCGAGGGCACTCGTCGGGTTCCGGGCGTCGCAGTGGACGGCGACGACGTTGTCGATCCCCTGTCGGTCCGCGAGGCGTTCGAGTTCGCCCAGCAGCGACTCGTCGAGGTCGAGCCCGTACGTCCGGGCGGGCGCGGTGACCCGCGCGGTGGGGAGCGCGAGGTAACCGTTGCCCGACCCGACTTCGGCGAGCGTGTCGCCCGAAGAGAGCCCGAGACTCCGGAGCGTGGCCCCGGGCGTCGGCCACAGCCGCTCCCACCGGTCCCAGTCGGGCTAGCCCGTGTTCCGAAAGCGCTCCACCTCACGTGGTGTCGACACCGACGAGTTCGTACAGGAGGCAGACGTTCGCCAACGCGGTCCCGAGCAAGACCGCACCGAGGAGCAGCGCCACCCCCCCGACGACCGGCCCGAGACTCGATACCCCGGCGAACACGGCGACGCCCGACACCGCCAGCACGGTGCCGACGACCAGTCTCACCGTCCTATCCGTCGACCCAATATTGGACTTCATACCCACTTCTATGCACGATATACTCATAAACGTTGCCTGGAGCGGTCGGGGTCCGGTCTCGGGCCCGCCACGCCGACGCGGGGGCGCGGCAGGCCGTCAGGTCGTCGCCGCGCTGTCGGCGAACGCGCGGGGGAGCGACGCGTAGACGAGGGCGTTGTCGACGAGCGCGTCGACGGTCGTGTACTCGTCGACCGCGTGGACGGTGTCGGTGCCGAACGCGAACTCGACGGTCGGGATGTCGGCCGCCCGGAGTCGCTTCGCGTCGCCGCCGCCGGTCGCGCTCCGACGGTAGACCCGCTCGCCGCCGACCGCTTCCGCCGTCGACGCGACGGCGTCGACGAGCGGGCTGTCGATCGGTTCGACCGAGCCGACGCTCCAGGACACGTCCGCGATCGTGATCCCCTCACAGTCGGCGACGCAGGACCGGATCTCCGCGAGCATCTCGTCCGTCTCGACGCCCGCCGTCAGCCGGATATCCACTTCTGCCCGGGCGGACTGGGGCACGCTGTTTATCGCCTCCCCGCCTTCGACGGTTCCGAGGTTGATCGAAGGCGTCTCGAAGAGGTCGCGAGCGGTCGTCTCGCCCATCGACGGGGCGTAGAACGCGACCGACTCGTCGACGATCGGCGCCATCTCCGGCCCGACGTCGAGGTCGCGCCGGCCGAACCGCTGGCGGAGCGTCTCGACGGCGCCGTAGAGCCGGTCGATCGCGTTCTCGCCGAGTGTCGGTCGCGACCCGTGGGCCGCCTCGCCGCTGGCGTCGAGGGTGAGCCAGATGCTCCCCCGGTCGGCGACGGTCACGGAGTGGCGCCCCAGTTCACAGGTCGGCTCGCCGATGACGCAGGCCGCGGCGTCGAGTCGATCCGCCGCCAGCAACGCGGGGAGGCCGGCGTCGCCGCCGACCTCCTCGTCGCTGACGAACGCGAACTGCAGCGTCACCGGCGGTGTCGTCCCGGTCTCGGCGAACGCGACGATCGCGAACACCATCGCCGCGAGCGGCCCCTTCATGTCCGTGGCCCCGCGACCGTAGACGCGGTCGTCGACGCGCTCGCCGAGCGGCGACCGAGTCCACTGCTCGGCGTCGAACGGAACCGTATCGAGATGACCGTTGTACAGGAGCCGCTCCCCGCGCTCGCCGGGCACGGTCACCAGCAGGTTCGGCTTCGCCGGGTCGACGGTGACCCGCTCGACTTCGACCGCGTGCTCGGCGAGATAGTCCTCGATCAGGTCGGCGAGGTCGGTCGTGTCGCCCGGCGGGTTCGACGTGTCCACCGCCAGCAGGTCGAGCGCCAGCTCGGCGAGGTCGTCGCCGTGGGCCTCGACGTATTCGGTCGGATCCGACACCGTCACACCCCCTCCGACGGCCGGGACGACCGGTCCGCACAGTACGCGCACACCGCACCGGGACCGGCGAACCGACCGCGCGACTGACCGTTCATGTGAACACGTTGGTTCGCGACCGTCTAAAGTATTTTGCAGATCATACAATACTGATGGCGGTGGAGGAACCACGGCCGGCGCGGTCGCGTGGGCGGTCGG
This DNA window, taken from Halosimplex litoreum, encodes the following:
- a CDS encoding cytochrome ubiquinol oxidase subunit I; translation: MGPPLLLSAVDLGWAALLSPEIASRMQFGWTISVHIIFASLSIGLAPFIVYFTWRDVRTNEQRYARLRSFWVKVFAAGFVMGTVTGIPMSFQFGTNFPQFAEVAGELIGGPLAFEAKMAFFLEAVFLGVLLYGRDRVGDRTYVLSSVLVGLGAWLSGFWILIVNAWMQTPRGYEMVTRNGMEVAKLTDPVAAFLTPRMPWMYLHMMNASVISVALLVAGVSAYIVWKRPETDAWNSALRLAVVLLLVSAPFQAVHGDAYGRHVEDTQPQKFAAMEAHYETGQADLHLLAFPKSTDALTDPRAENLFTVSLPAVGSYLASGGDFGAEVVGLNEYEENPPVALVFWSFRFMVGLGFLFIGLALWGGYLVYRGRLSDSTRYLKAMIAASPLGYAALLTGWYVTEIGRQPWVIQGELKTSEAVSSTLTGAEATLTLGGFVVVYVGLVLTALYILKWLVREELRSLGVRESNESRWHGPIPWVSGDD
- a CDS encoding DUF6789 family protein produces the protein MEPVRSSLGGGIAATVTLLIFLSVADLLLAGTNLFVFATFTSLCAVGGPPYCELGTLTATVITFLWFALLFAVAWPLLFGGFTWGLPGESGLAHGAVFGLVLWSGYVVGDLLNISVGNETLVGDLPFLAVTLVAYVIYGMVLGGVYDSLAEHRTFLTDEQTL
- a CDS encoding DUF1641 domain-containing protein, producing the protein MAEQQNPERSELAAAIERNPEAVAEFVDHLDAVNGLLDVLSLGESALDDEMVRELSATGSTLAESADGLATDETVALAETVGENGDELRAALDTLLALQRSGTLDELAELAEVGSLATAALDDEMVTSLAGTGAALGEVAQTASDDDTRDGIERLLESVGEAERTSPEQVGAVGLLRGVRDPDVQYGLGYLLALAGALGRAHSTGESQ
- a CDS encoding NAD(P)/FAD-dependent oxidoreductase; this translates as MTERVIVVGGGTGGTVLANDLADRLGAEIDAGDVEVTLVNDGPDHVYKPVWLYVPFGQREPEDGRRRLRELVDDRVAVRVDRVTDIDTDAGQVRYHEAPEPIDYDYLVLATGSTLAPEEIPGLAEGGHDYYSESGAEALREELLSFTEGHLVLSVVGTPHMCPAAPLEFVFMADDWLRERGLREDVDITYTYPIQRVHGNPHIAEWARPLMDERDIEVETFFNAESVDPDAGTITSMEGTDIDYDLLVAIPPHRGIDLIEEAGLGDDGWVDVDKHTLEAEAAENVYALGDTAATGVPNAGSVAHYQAGVVGQRIASQIRGRPATATYDGKTLCFVETGMDAASFVEFDYERPPSPAPPSEKLHWSKLAYNESYWLTARGLL
- a CDS encoding sulfurtransferase TusA family protein produces the protein MSQTDIEPETTVDARGAACPGPLMDLIGAVRGAESGAVVRLLSDTERSLTDVPEWVEETDNELLATEEGDDHHAFYVEKA
- a CDS encoding methyltransferase domain-containing protein, producing MWPTPGATLRSLGLSSGDTLAEVGSGNGYLALPTARVTAPARTYGLDLDESLLGELERLADRQGIDNVVAVHCDARNPTSALDADIVTDAAPFALADRHELPPYHDGVVFERERV
- a CDS encoding YgaP family membrane protein → MKSNIGSTDRTVRLVVGTVLAVSGVAVFAGVSSLGPVVGGVALLLGAVLLGTALANVCLLYELVGVDTT
- a CDS encoding M20 family metallopeptidase codes for the protein MTVSDPTEYVEAHGDDLAELALDLLAVDTSNPPGDTTDLADLIEDYLAEHAVEVERVTVDPAKPNLLVTVPGERGERLLYNGHLDTVPFDAEQWTRSPLGERVDDRVYGRGATDMKGPLAAMVFAIVAFAETGTTPPVTLQFAFVSDEEVGGDAGLPALLAADRLDAAACVIGEPTCELGRHSVTVADRGSIWLTLDASGEAAHGSRPTLGENAIDRLYGAVETLRQRFGRRDLDVGPEMAPIVDESVAFYAPSMGETTARDLFETPSINLGTVEGGEAINSVPQSARAEVDIRLTAGVETDEMLAEIRSCVADCEGITIADVSWSVGSVEPIDSPLVDAVASTAEAVGGERVYRRSATGGGDAKRLRAADIPTVEFAFGTDTVHAVDEYTTVDALVDNALVYASLPRAFADSAATT